In Vulgatibacter sp., a single genomic region encodes these proteins:
- the hslV gene encoding ATP-dependent protease subunit HslV: MSIELHGTTILAVRRGPHVVLAGDGQVSLKRTVMKGNARKLRRLAEDQVIAGFAGATADAFTLFDKFEGKLQAYARNLTRAAVELAKEWRTDRYLRQLNAMLLVADRERTLILTGNGDVIEPEHGVAAIGSGGIYALSAARALIENTDLDPRVIAEKAMGIAADICVYTNDRIVYEELRP, encoded by the coding sequence ATGTCGATCGAGCTCCACGGAACCACCATCCTCGCCGTGCGCCGGGGCCCCCACGTGGTCCTCGCCGGCGACGGGCAGGTCAGCCTCAAGCGCACGGTGATGAAGGGCAACGCGCGCAAGCTGCGCCGCCTCGCCGAGGATCAGGTGATCGCCGGCTTCGCCGGCGCCACCGCCGACGCCTTCACCCTCTTCGACAAATTCGAGGGGAAGCTGCAGGCCTACGCCCGCAACCTCACCCGGGCGGCGGTGGAGCTGGCCAAGGAGTGGCGCACCGACCGCTACCTGCGGCAGCTCAACGCGATGCTGCTGGTGGCGGACCGCGAGCGCACGCTGATCCTCACCGGCAACGGCGACGTGATCGAGCCGGAGCACGGCGTCGCCGCCATCGGCAGCGGCGGCATCTACGCCCTCTCCGCCGCGCGGGCCCTGATCGAGAACACCGATCTCGATCCCCGGGTGATCGCCGAGAAGGCGATGGGGATCGCCGCCGACATCTGCGTCTACACCAACGACCGCATCGTCTACGAGGAGCTGCGCCCGTGA
- the xerC gene encoding tyrosine recombinase XerC, which yields MAGAKKVVLPKAAELDERVAGFLRHLAVEKRYSKRTLGEYEGDLRQFQHWLAEKRIDLLRVDTLTLRGYLARMHGELEPASIARKLSAIRSLYKWMQSRGLVEANPGTLVATPKQKKHLPKVVPIDEVTALLETPRADSPLGARDRAILEVLYGGGLRCAEVCGLDLASLDRSSRLVRVRGKGNKERVVPLGRKAFAALEAWLALRPMLFSKTRPGQDPHALFNNYRGGRLTMRWVARMIDRYVALLALQRKVHPHALRHSFATHLLDNGADLRGIQELLGHASISTTQRYTHVSVEQLMAVYDKAHPRA from the coding sequence ATGGCCGGTGCGAAGAAGGTGGTGCTGCCCAAGGCGGCGGAGCTGGACGAGCGGGTGGCGGGCTTCCTGCGCCACCTCGCCGTGGAGAAGCGCTACTCGAAGCGCACCCTCGGCGAGTACGAGGGCGACCTGCGCCAATTCCAGCACTGGCTCGCGGAGAAGCGCATCGATCTGCTCCGCGTCGACACCCTCACCCTGCGCGGCTATCTCGCCCGCATGCACGGCGAGCTCGAGCCCGCCTCGATCGCCCGCAAGCTCTCGGCGATCCGCTCGCTCTACAAATGGATGCAGTCCCGCGGCCTGGTGGAGGCGAACCCCGGCACGCTGGTGGCGACGCCGAAGCAGAAGAAGCACCTGCCCAAGGTGGTGCCCATCGACGAGGTGACGGCGCTCCTCGAGACGCCCCGGGCCGACTCGCCGCTGGGGGCCCGGGACCGGGCCATCCTCGAGGTGCTCTACGGCGGGGGCCTGCGCTGCGCGGAGGTCTGCGGCCTCGACCTCGCCTCGCTCGATCGCTCGAGCCGCCTCGTGCGCGTCCGCGGCAAGGGCAACAAGGAGCGGGTGGTGCCGCTGGGCCGCAAGGCCTTCGCCGCGCTGGAGGCCTGGCTCGCCCTGCGGCCGATGCTCTTTTCGAAGACCCGCCCCGGGCAGGACCCCCACGCGCTCTTCAACAACTACCGCGGCGGCAGGCTCACCATGCGCTGGGTGGCGCGCATGATCGACCGCTACGTGGCGCTGCTCGCCCTGCAGCGCAAGGTCCACCCCCACGCGCTGCGCCACAGCTTCGCGACCCACCTCCTCGACAACGGCGCCGATCTCCGCGGCATCCAGGAGCTGCTCGGCCACGCCTCGATCTCGACGACCCAGCGCTACACCCACGTGAGCGTGGAGCAGCTGATGGCGGTCTACGACAAGGCCCATCCGCGGGCGTGA